A window of Anas acuta chromosome 5, bAnaAcu1.1, whole genome shotgun sequence genomic DNA:
ATCACCTGCTTCAGGCGTGGAGCTGGTTTGGCTGTGGCTGGCGATGCAGACACTGAagcacagcacacacagaaCATAGGACCTAAGCCACAGAAACACAACCAGCCCTGCAGTGTCTCCTGGACTCACCCAGCACCACCTCCCGCCACCCCACACGCCCCGGACACCTCTCCATCCCTTATGGGGGACGCTTGTGTCTCCCGTCGCTTCTCCTGCCCCCTGTGACACTGGATTTGAAAGCATTACACTGGACTGAATGTGGACAGGTCTGCCACATCCCACAGCACGGGTGGGAGCTCCATCCTGCACTGGCCTAGTGGTCCCAGATGTGCCACGTCAGCTCTCCGCAACACTGGAATTGCTCAACACTGGAGCCCTTTCCAAGAGGGAAACGCTGGAGTTTCACCTGGAAAGGAAGGCTGTGCCTGGACGTACTGGAAGTCGTACACTGGAGTTGCTGTTCCTTCTAGTTTGGCCCAGGGccatcccctgcagccccctggaGACCCCAGGACCCCTGAACAGACCATTCTCTGCAGACAGCAAGAGAAGGTGCAGCTTCCACGTttgccctgcctgtccccctCTCCTCGCTGTACTCTGTCACTGTATCCAGGTCTGGATGGATAAACCTAAGAACCCCActgaagatgctgctgaggCTGTGCCCAGGCCAAACCACACGTGGGGATGCTTGCCATCAACCCATGGGAGAAAAATTAACCCCAAGCCACCTGTGTTAAATGTCGTGGGGACCTGTTTCCTTCGTTTGCCAGCAGCGCGTGGCCTCTTGCAGTGCACGTGGAGCTGCTCAGTCGTCTCGAGTCAATGCAGCCGCTCCCCCCAGACGTGCTGAGAATGACCACTGGCAACACCCAGCTCACCCTGCAGAGACAGGCTGGGTCACTGGGGCTGCATGGCAGGGTCTCACTGCACCACCAGGCTAACAGATCTCTGCCAGGCACTGGCAAAAAGAGGCTGATTTTCTCCCACAAAGGAGGAGACAACAGCAGTGACTGTGGGTCCTTGCTGTCACCGTTCTCAGAAAGCAGTGATGTTAAGTGTACTTTGGGTATTTTTACTGTTACAAGTTCTTAACTTGCTAAACtactgaattttattattttttttaagccgTATAAAAATGGGTCTCTTAATTCTGTCCCTGTTGAGCTACGTCGTGTCTCACATAGGAAACCAAAGGGGGCCACTGCTGAGCTCCACACTAAAGCTTGACTGCTACAGCTGTGCCGGGACGTGTCAGAGTGACCAGCGCTCACgcgtcctgccccagcccctctcgCTGAAGAAGGAGCCCTCTGCACTCCTGGAGGCTGAGCCACCACTGGCTCCATACAGCTGTGACTCGTTTTTCCAAggaagcagcagccactgctgtgGAAGGGCAGTGAGAGGGAAACACCACTCTCCAGTCCTGAAGGAAACTCTAAAGCTGgcttcagagaagagcaaccTTGCCCCTTGCGGCCCCGTCGCTGGACACAGGCAGCTCAAACCAAACTGGTTTTGGGAAAGTGCATCAGGCTCCGGCTGCTACATTTTGTTCTGTCAGTGGAGATGGATGCAGCAGTCCCTCTGCCACTACCAGCTGGCTCGGCTGTGCCGGAGAAAGAAGCTGCAAAGATGTTTTAGCCGATAGATGGTTCCTACGTGCACCTCGTGGGACCCTaccctgccttccctccccagcctggggAGCAGTTTTATCTCCTGTCACCTGCTTCAGAGCTCCCTTCTGAGTttctcccagcagagcagccgTAGCCTTGCGCTTCCTTGCAGCATCACTGGGGGTTTGCGTCCCTGCCTCCAGAGGACCTGGCCCCTTCCTTTATTTGCAGGGCAGATTCGAGGTCAGGTCTTCATTCCCGTGCCGTGCCTGTGGGCAGCAAACAGCGAACTACATCAGCGATGCGCTCCAGTTACTAAAATGCACTGAAGCCTGGGCAGCCAGGAAACGGAGGGTGAGTGGGGAATGCCAGGCAGCCAAGTGGGAATGAAGCTCACGGAGACCTTCTGCCCCGCTTTGGGGAGCCTGGAGAGAGAGCAAGAGGTCCAAAGGCGTGGGGGTGCCTACACACGCACAGGTCAGTCAGCTCCACGTCCAGCAGGcttttctgctgcctgcagctggtaGGGAAACCCTCCAGCAAAGCGCTCTGGAGAGGATGCTCGCTGCTCTTCTCTCCACCTGCCCGAGGCGTTTTTGCCCAGCCTTAACCTGTGAAGTTGCTTTCTTGGCAGCTTTTACTCTCCAGTTGGCAATCAGTGGCCCAGCCTGGCAAGTCCTTACTGAGGTGAGCGATGCCCTGTGCTCCTCGAGGGCTGCTCAGCTGAGGGGTAGCCTTCTCAGACCCTTCTCAGCCACTGTTTTCCCTTACTGCCAAACTGGGCTCAATGCCCGTGCCCTTTTTCAGCCCCCGCAGGGGCAACAGGCAGAGCCGTGTGGGCCAGAGCTGAAAATGCTGCCTGCAATCCCCACCACCGCCCCCCTCACTGATGGTCATGGCCGAGGGCAGCTGAGAGCCGGGTCTGCTTCTCCCCTGCCACAGGGGAAGCTGCTCCGAGGGGGGAGGAAGCAATCAATCACTGGAAACGCCAGCAGCAGTGGCCCAGGGGGAGATGGAGCCTCTCAGGTGTCCCCACAATGCTTAGCCATGGGGTTTATGAGGGCCCCGGCGAACCAAGTGCCTAAGGGCTACGGGAACATCTCTAGTGCCTTTTTCTGCTAACAGGACTGTACAAGGGAACAGTGGTTTCCCATGCGTGTGCTGAATGCTGCGTGCCTCAAAACCAGTGGCCAGTTAGCTCAATAAATGAGGGGAGGCAATAGCTAACGTGCAAAGGGTGGTCTGAGCCCCCATACAGCTGTTTTACAGCAGAAAACCACACGGGCTGACAGCGATCCACAGTATCAGAGCTTCAGAATGCCATCTTCAGCATCTTATGTTGCTGAAAACCGTATCTTTTGTCTTAAAGTACACCACAAATCATACACCAGCTCCATGGGCAGCTGCACAGCAGTATGACAACAAGGCAGGAACGAGCTCAGAGGGGGGGTTGTAGTGATGAAAGGGTCACGGGATTGCTTCTAAGCCCCCAGAAACAGCTGTTTGCACAGACTGCCCCTCAAGGTTCCCGCCCTGCCCACCGGTAACTACAGCTGTGTTCCCCATCCCCAATCAGTTACAAGAGAGTTAACAATCAGGCCTTTCCCTGCATGAGACGGAGGGAGCTCTGAGCCGATGTCTCCAGCCTCACAGCCTGGGGAAAATCCTCTCTTCAGCTGGAAACAAGATGCTTCATCTCTCTAGACATTCTTGGCAGGAAGGAAGACGAGCGTGGATACGAGGCCACTTGCCAAAGTTTGGCTCTTTCGGAGtttgtttcaaaagcaaattCACAAACATTCTGTCCTACTGTTAGAGCTTAAAGCCTGTAAATAGAGACTATGCCACCACTGCaagaattaaggaaaaaaaaaaaagtaaagcactAATTTGTTTGGTTTAAATGTTGCTGTCACAGCTTTAATCACTGTATATTGCCAGCAAGTTTGTAGAATTGCCTTCTTAGCAGGTATTATTGATTATCGGTTTTTATTTGTGGGAAACAAGCGTggtttccctcctttctttctgatttatatttatattttgccGAATTTGAGTGCTGAGTCTCCGGATCCCCcacttttttgtttggcttATTTAGACTTTGTTTTATGCTCGAGGTAAATACGcccatataaataaatatataaatactgcTTTGTATCCAAGGACGGCTCCTGGCTGCGTTCCTCCCTTGCTATGAAAAAACAGCCTTTTGGGTCAGTATTTATAAGTTGCTTGTCACAACACTGAGGAACCCCAATGCCACCTGCTCAGCGTGAACTTCCAGACGTGCACAGGTTGGGGTCAGGATAACTGCAGGCTGTGGCTGCTCGCTGCTACGCAGCACACACACTTTTGACCAGATTTAAGTTATGGCTCATGCCTCAAAGGTCAGGTCCAGACCCAAAAGCATCCGAGAGCACTCGCAGAGGGAAAGCTCCTCTACCAAATAGGAAAGTTTGACACCAGGGATGTGTCACACACCACCAGCTGCAGTTTCACAGCAGTAACTGTTCTCTGCAGCTCAATTCCAATTGTGTGTTCAATAGCCTAGAAGGAAATACAAACTGTGCTCAATTCCTTACAAaacagctgctccagctgctgaaaTCAGCCAAGGAGACGGCTGCTGGAATTGCAGGTGCAACACAGGGACCATCCCAAGGCTCATGGATTTTGTGCAGAAATCAAAGCTGTTTCAAAAAGCctggtggaaaagaaaagccaggTGAAAGACAAACCGCAAGTCCAAAGGCAGGTACATCACGAAGCCAGTTTTATTCAGGTTTGGTTTGTTGTGCTGGCAGCAGTCACCTGACAGGAGCACAGTCCATGCCTGACACAGGCTTCCTTGtagaaatgtaaaagaaatataaaaagagcTTCTGCAGGGCCTCCCACCTAGAAccaaaggagagagaaaggaggtgAGAGAGCTTTACCCAGAGCAGCCCTGGACGCTGCTGCAGCCGCTCCAACTGCAGCCTGCCAGGGCTGTGTGAGCACAGAAAAAGCCCCACAGCGTGGGGCAGATCCCCCACCAGGTTCTGCTGGGTCAGGAACACTCCTTGAGCAGAGAAGCGCCCACAGCGAGTGCACTGCCTCAAATTGAACACCAGTTCTGCCCTGGAGGGCACGGGACCCCTCTCCACCCAAATCAGCCAGGAGCTGTGTTGCAGCTCAGCGCTGGCAGAAGCACAGATGAtggaggaagagcagcagcagaggcgtGTGCTGCGAGGCCGCTGCGCTGCTTAAaccccagggctgccctgcGGAGGCTGGGATCCCCTAAATCTGCCCCCAAAGGGATCTGGGTTTGGTACAGAGCAGCTGCCCTGGGGGCAGCTCTCCGGGCACCCCCTGCACGCAGGCACCACACACGCACAGCACGAAGATCTCGGGCAGCTTACAGCCGTCGGGGGGGGCGCCGGGCAGCCTCAGACGTAGATACCgacccacagcagcaggaacaggacGCCGAAACCCATGAAGAGCGAGGCCACCAGCGAGATCAGCAGCTCCTTGTAGATGTCCCGCGTGTACTTGGTGGAGGTCACCTCATAACTGCCGGCGGGGGGGGTTAAGGCGACAACGTGGGCACAGCAGAGCAcaacccccacccccccaccccgtcccggtgccggtggcgCTGTCCCCGCAGGATACACGAAGAACCATGCGGTGAAGAACATGCCGATGGCCAGCAGCACCACGGTGAGGTGCGGGAACACGGCCGGGTTCACCGGGCTGGTGTACCGGCTCATCGCCTCCAGCTCCTGCGGGGGCAggcggcgggcagcggcggCTCCGGGGATCCCCGGCCCCCGGGCCCTGTCCCCGCGCCCCCTCCTCAGCCCCCGCTCCCCGGTCCCGGCCTAGGCCCCGCTCTCCTCCCCGGCCCCATTCCCGGTTCCCAGCCCCCGGTGCCGGTTCCCTTCAGTCAGATCCCGGTTCCCGGCCCCGTTCCCATTCCCGGTTCCCGttcccggtcccggtgccgccCGCACCATGCCGCCCCAGCTCCCGGGCCCGTCCCGTCCGCTCCCGACACGTCGCCCCggctcccgccgccgcccgcccctcGTCGGAACCGGAAGCGGAAGCGGAAACGGAAGCGGAAGCGGAGCTGTGCCGGGACggggggcggggcgcggcgggaCGGAGCCGCCGCTCATTGGCTCCGGCGCGCGGCGCGGCTCAGCGCGGGAGCGGCGGCACCGGCAGGGTAATGGCGGAGGGGGGAGCgcggccgggagcggggccgggaccgggaccgggagctgggaccgggaccgggagctgggaccgggaccggggccgggcCAGGGGCTGGTACCGGGATTGGAAACGGGGACAGGGACCTGGGAGCAGGGACCGGGACCAGGATTGGGAACAGGAATGGGACCGGGAACGGGGACCGGGGACTGGGACCGGGAACGGGAACAGGAGCAGGGTCAGAACCAGGGACTGGGAACGGGACTGGGGCCGGGGGATGGAACCAGGATTGAGAACGGGGACCGGGAACAGGAATGAGACCAGGAACAGGGACCGGGACATGGGAACAGGAATGGGACCGGGACCAGGACCAGGATTAGGAGCTGGACCCGGGATTGGGAACGGGATCCGGGACCTGGGAACAGGAGCAggaccagggctgggggctggcaccAGGACTAGGGACTGGGAGCGGGACCAGTACCAAGGACTGGGAGCAGGGATtggggccagggctgggggctggaacCGGGACCGGGACCAGTGCCGGGGTCTGCAGCCCGCAGGGCACAGATTCCCGGTGCTGTGgggggctgtccccatccccctgTCCCTTCCCAGTCCCCACGGGTGCTGAGCGCAGCCTCTGTCCCCTGCAGGATGGGAATCCACGGCCTGGCCAAGCTGATCGCCGACGTGGCGCCCGGCGCCATCCGCGAGAACGACATCAAGGCGTACTTCGGGCGCAAGGTGGCCATCGACGCCTCCATGAGCATCTACCAGTTCCTGATCGCCGTGCGGCAGGGCGCCGAGGTGCTGCAGAACGAGGAGGGCGAGACCACCAGCCACCTGATGGGCATGTTCTACCGCACCATCCGCATGGTGGAGAACGGCATCAAGCCCGTGTACGTCTTCGACGGCAAGCCGCCGCAGCTCAAGTCGGGGGAGCTGGCCAAGAGGACCGAGCGCCGGGCCGAGGCCGAGAAGCACCTGCAGGAGGCCCAGCAGGCCGGAGAGGAGACCAACATCGAGAAGTTCAGCAAGAGGCTGGTCAAGGTGACCCAGCAGCACACCGATGAGTGCAAGAAGCTGCTGATGCTGATGGGCATCCCCTACGTGGAGGCGCCGGGGGAGGCAGAAGCCAGCTGTGCCACCCTGGTGAAGGCGGGGAAGGTCTATGCAGCTGCCACGGAAGATATGGATTGCCTGACCTTCGGCAGTCCCGTGCTGATGCGGCATCTTACTGCCAGCGAGGCTAAGAAGCTGCCCATCCAGGAGTTCCACCTGAACCGTATCCTGCAGGACCTCGATCTGACCTGGGAACAGTTCGTGGATCTGTGCATCCTCCTGGGCTGCGACTACTGCGAGAGCATCCGCGGCATCGGGCCCAAGCGGGCCGTTGAGCTCATCAGGCAGCACAAAACCATTGAGGCGATCGTTCAGCACATAGACACCAAGAAGTACCCTCTGCCCGAGAACTGGTTGCACAAAGAGGCCCAGAAGCTCTTCCTAGAGCCGGACGTGGTCAACCCCGACGACGTTGAGCTGAAGTGGACGGAGCCGAACGAAGAGCAGCTCGTCCAGTTCATGTGCGTGGAGAAGCAGTTCAACGAGGAGCGCGTCCGCAACGGCGTCAAAAGGCTGAGCAAAAGCCGCCAGGGCAGCACGCAGGGCCGGCTGGATGACTTCTTCAAGGTGACGGGCTCCATCACATCAGCCAAGCGCAAGGAGCCCGAGCCCAAGGGGTCGGCGAAGAAGAAAGCCAAGACCAACAATGCCGCAGCCAAGTTCAAAAAGGGGAAATAACCAGACTCAAACCCCGGCCATTAGTTTTTATGCTCAACCAGGAATTTTTGGCTAATAACAAACAGTTGTCTCTCTGTCCTGTGTGTCACTGCTTGGTAGGTTGCTGTCAAAGTCCTTCCGACAAGGCTAGGCTAGTGAAAGATGCGAGTGCTTCAGCAGCGGTAGTAagacacggggctggggggcaaaGAGGGCTGAGATCTGCAGCTGGGGGGAGCTGGCAGGGGTGAGAAGGTGGCGGGTGAGGAACGAGGGGGCTGCATTCAGCAATTCAGCTGCAGCCTCTGTCGCTTGGAGGCTTTTGACATTGAGGCCTCAGGGACGGGAGGTGACACCCAACCACAAATCCCCTTTTGATTTGAGAGGTAAAAAGCTGAGCACCTACAGAGTGAACCAGGCACAGGTATCGGAGGAGAGATTTCTCCCTAACATGGCTCATCTAAAAAGAGGTAAGGTGCAAGCAGCAAAGGCAGAAAATGGGGAGACATGAATGGAAGGCAAGGTGGAATTGGGAGGAGACTTGAAATAATGAGGTAAGCTTCTCCCTTTAGTGAGGacctcaggtactggattcctTCCCTTACTgtagtaatttttcttttcctttttattaaaaaaaaaaaaaatctgtatcgTGGATTCCaaagccctgccctgctcttaATGCATAAACCAAGGACAAGCTGACCTGAAACTGCAGCTCTCCAACCCTGAATCTCCCTGCTAGGCTCAATTTTatgtttaataagaaaaatgtcaataaaCCTAAAATGGAAACCTCCTCAGCCCCTTGATTTCTTAACACATCCTTCCACATTGTGCACACAGAGACATAGATCCCAgactaaggagaaaaaagacaatgcctttttttaaaaaaaaattttgttctgtattttgcatAACCTTTTACTTGTCAAAatgatgtgctttttttttttttttttttttttttctttctggaataaaatttatatacaaatacatttcccaaATTCTCTGGAGTGATAGCTTAAACCTTGTTGCTGAAGGTTGCACAGGTAAagtaaaatctcatttttcatgAGGAAACTCATTAATGACAAAAGGCAACAAATCAAGCTCAGGCCTGAACACAGGAAATTCATGTTTTAATCCAGGTGTTAACAGTGACTTGAAAGGTTTGTCGACAACAGATCTGTGGGTTAGCTCTTTGCAAACTTACACAACAAGAAACCAGGCTTGTTTCAGAGGGGGATTCTATCAACATTGTTAAAATAACCCTGATTTTTAAGCCTCCTCCACCACTCAGTAGGGAAATTGATCTGAAGCTTCAGGTGCTCCAAGTGCTCTGGCTACGTACAGTGCTCAAAGCTAATGTTACACCTACTAGCTGCCAAATAGTCACTGCTTGGGCTGGAAAGGCCTTGTTACTCACGTGCTCTTTGGTGTGTTCAAAACCACAGTCTGGGGGATTTGACAAAGGTTCCAGTGCCAATCTCCTTGGCTGTGGGCACTGCTGCATCTTAAATCACGGGGAAGATCTCATGGTGAAGGGAACAAATGTAACCGCTGcccaaaaatgaagaaattaacagaaagcaaaaacaaactcaCACCTGTTAGCAATTACAAATCTGTTCTCATTTGCTTGTCTAAATGTTAGGAACCTGATCTGCAGTCACAGATGGGACGCATCCTCTGATGCATTTTCAGGGTGGAATGTGTTTCTCCTTCACTGCCTGCAGAAGCAGCTTGGAGAACTAGATCAGATTCTCGATTAAATTATAAGGAGCTTGGGCATCTATGTCCCTGATAGGTGCCTTCAGGCAGGCACCCAGAAGTAGTCGCTTCCATTTTGAGCAGACTTCCACTTCTCTAGGAGCCATCTTCCTAACACGGGAACTGGGGAGGAAGCCTGCCCAACCTTGGCATCCCATCAAGCTTTATTTGTCATACTCATATAGCTTCTTTCCCTCCATGGCTTTGCCAAAATGAAGGttcctccccccagcccacctcACCCCATCCACACCAGCACTGAGCAAACAAACCTTAATGAGCACTTTCCACATGGTTAGCCGGGGGAGACCAGATCCAAGTCCATGCTTACCCAGATTCTTACGAGAGTTTCTAATGATCTCCTCTGTGGTTGGCATGAAACTTTGCTGAGCTACGATTTACTTTGGGGATTTTATCAATGAGAGCCAAAGGAGTAAATAAACCCCGCAGCTGTCCCCCTGCACAAGCCCTTGGGGACGCTGTGTAACCCGCCCTGGTCAAAAGGCTGCTGTGGCTGTTCTGCCTGGCTTCTCAGCGGCGCATCTGCAAACTTCCCTCCACGTCTAACATCAGAGT
This region includes:
- the FEN1 gene encoding flap endonuclease 1 — encoded protein: MGIHGLAKLIADVAPGAIRENDIKAYFGRKVAIDASMSIYQFLIAVRQGAEVLQNEEGETTSHLMGMFYRTIRMVENGIKPVYVFDGKPPQLKSGELAKRTERRAEAEKHLQEAQQAGEETNIEKFSKRLVKVTQQHTDECKKLLMLMGIPYVEAPGEAEASCATLVKAGKVYAAATEDMDCLTFGSPVLMRHLTASEAKKLPIQEFHLNRILQDLDLTWEQFVDLCILLGCDYCESIRGIGPKRAVELIRQHKTIEAIVQHIDTKKYPLPENWLHKEAQKLFLEPDVVNPDDVELKWTEPNEEQLVQFMCVEKQFNEERVRNGVKRLSKSRQGSTQGRLDDFFKVTGSITSAKRKEPEPKGSAKKKAKTNNAAAKFKKGK
- the TMEM258 gene encoding transmembrane protein 258; its protein translation is MELEAMSRYTSPVNPAVFPHLTVVLLAIGMFFTAWFFVYEVTSTKYTRDIYKELLISLVASLFMGFGVLFLLLWVGIYV